One part of the Coffea eugenioides isolate CCC68of unplaced genomic scaffold, Ceug_1.0 ScVebR1_78;HRSCAF=398, whole genome shotgun sequence genome encodes these proteins:
- the LOC113758933 gene encoding uncharacterized protein LOC113758933 encodes MGIFSWFKGTKNDTNSKPATQKSEPVKTQSASEVPGMNGAVEVRRPGPPPADITVFEFGSVAASADKVTLAGFCPVSDELEPCRWEILPAQGSNAPQFRVVF; translated from the exons ATGGGTATTTTTTCATGGTTCAAGGGAACCAAAAACGATACCAACTCCAAACCAGCAACCCAAAAATCCGAACCGGTTAAAACCCAATCCGCTTCTGAAGTTCCCGGCATGAACGGGGCAGTGGAGGTCCGACGGCCCGGCCCACCACCAGCTGATATCACCGTTTTCGAATTCG GTTCCGTTGCCGCTTCTGCCGATAAGGTCACCCTCGCCGGCTTCTGCCCTGTTTCCGACGAGCTCGAACCTTGCCGTTGGGAGATTCTGCCGGCTCAAGGTTCCAACGCCCCTCAATTTCGCGTAGTCTTTTGA
- the LOC113758920 gene encoding disease resistance protein RPM1-like has protein sequence MNDSWLYSRDDALLVEEGKLVGIDQPKQHLISKLLERHDHQLKVVSVVGMGGLGKTTLVKKVHEDPDVRKNFSVRAWVTVSQTCDFPKLLRDLIWQLYEEGKKPVPQSIEPMTTAELKKIVKDFLQQAGRYAIVFDDMWDVEFWNEIKFALPEGNYGNRVMLTTRKADVASASCTESQGYVYRMGPLSTEDSWTLFCNKIFKGNRCPTYLMDVAKAVLDKCDGLPLAILAIGGLLASKDVSRVDEWEIIQHSLGGELEGTGKLERVKRILSLSYNDLPSHLKPCLLYLSIYPEDCRIHCRALIQLWIAERFIEWRGGMCIEDVAWGYLSELVNRSLIQVTEVFYEGSPLTCRIHDLMREVILIKSREQNMVTVTIGQPMTWPSEKVRRLAIHSSSNSSNIQYHQQRQYFSFEHLRSFITVSSTNPLLSKTFLCEVLRSSKLLKVLELGGQEIEETPNEVFNLLHLTYLSLCDTKVERVPKAIGKLQHLEYLNLGNTGVRELPVEILKLQKLRHLIVFQRVDPSSADYGFHGFKVPSKLGGLLSLQTLSTIDASSGSVIVKEIGKLTQLRELCITQLRREDGKELCSSLVNLTSLRQLSIASIGKGDDYEIIDLNHHQHSLSSSSSCSFLQSLRVLIMRGRLEKMPIWITHLQNLVKLDLIWSGLRAEEDPLESLQHLPNLGEITFCGSYQEERLSFKAGGFLKLKRLWLRRMEGLRWMTVEEGTCSNLQKLVLEQLPLLEDLPSGIQHLSHLQELHLYELSSRLMEKVKNQEEDSEDYRRMTHIPEIVIGSDTDDGGWRICRLWGKQKKTFLA, from the coding sequence ATGAACGACTCATGGCTCTATAGCAGGGATGATGCACTTCTAGTGGAGGAAGGAAAATTGGTTGGCATTGACCAGCCCAAACAACATCTGATATCTAAGCTTCTCGAGAGGCACGATCACCAACTCAAAGTTGTTTCAGTGGTTGGAATGGGAGGACTCGGCAAAACTACCCTAGTCAAAAAGGTCCATGAAGATCCAGATGTTAGAAAGAATTTCTCAGTTCGTGCCTGGGTAACCGTCTCTCAAACATGCGACTTTCCAAAGCTCCTGAGAGACTTGATTTGGCAGTTATACGAGGAAGGGAAGAAACCAGTCCCACAATCGATCGAGCCCATGACTACCGCTGAGCTGAAAAAAattgtcaaagattttcttcaacaagctGGAAGGTATGCAATTGTGTTCGATGACATGTGGGACGTGGAATTTTGGAATGAAATCAAATTTGCACTGCCTGAGGGTAACTACGGCAATCGTGTCATGCTGACAACACGAAAAGCCGATGTAGCCTCTGCCTCTTGCACAGAATCCCAGGGTTATGTCTACAGAATGGGGCCACTATCTACTGAGGATTCGTGGACCCTATTTTGTAACAAGATCTTTAAAGGTAATCGTTGCCCAACCTACCTGATGGATGTTGCAAAAGCTGTATTGGACAAATGTGATGGTTTGCCTTTGGCGATTCTTGCGATCGGTGGGCTCTTGGCTTCGAAGGACGTGAGCAGAGTAGATGAATGGGAGATCATTCAACACAGTCTTGGTGGTGAATTAGAAGGTACCGGTAAGTTAGAGAGAGTTAAAAGGATACTTTCTCTGAGTTACAACGATCTGCCTTCGCATCTCAAACCCTGTCTGTTGTATTTAAGCATTTATCCGGAGGATTGTCGAATACATTGTAGAGCACTGATTCAATTATGGATTGCTGAAAGATTTATAGAATGGAGAGGAGGAATGTGTATTGAAGATGTAGCGTGGGGTTATCTCAGTGAACTCGTCAATAGAAGCCTAATTCAAGTAACTGAAGTGTTTTACGAAGGATCGCCCCTCACGTGTCGAATCCATGACTTAATGAGAGAAGTTATTCTCATCAAGTCAAGGGAACAAAACATGGTCACAGTTACTATTGGACAACCAATGACGTGGCCATCTGAGAAGGTACGCCGTCTAGCAATCCATAGTAGTAGTAACAGTAGCAACATCCAATACCACCAACAAAGACAATATTTTTCCTTTGAACACCTTCGATCATTCATCACAGTTAGTTCCACCAACCCATTACTATCCAAAACTTTCTTATGCGAAGTTCTAAGGAGTAGCAAGTTGCTAAAGGTTTTGGAATTGGGAGGTCAAGAGATAGAGGAAACACCAAATGAGGTTTTCAACTTGTTGCATCTCACATACCTGAGCCTATGTGATACAAAAGTGGAAAGAGTCCCGAAAGCTATTGGAAAGCTTCAACACTTGGAATATCTGAATTTGGGGAACACTGGAGTTAGGGAATTACCCGTGGAAATCCTAAAGCTGCAAAAGCTTCGGCATCTCATAGTATTCCAACGAGTTGATCCCTCAAGTGCTGATTATGGATTTCATGGGTTTAAAGTTCCATCAAAATTGGGAGGGCTTCTCTCACTACAAACATTAAGCACCATAGATGCAAGCAGCGGATCTGTAATAGTTAAAGAGATAGGAAAATTGACCCAATTAAGAGAGTTATGTATTACACAGTTGAGAAGAGAGGATGGAAAGGAGCTCTGCTCCTCCCTTGTCAACCTCACCAGCCTTCGGCAATTAAGCATTGCTTCAATTGGAAAAGGTGATGATTATGAGATAATAGATCTAAATCATCATCAacattctctttcttcttcttcttcttgttcgtTTCTTCAATCTCTTCGTGTGCTAATTATGCGTGGCCGCTTAGAAAAGATGCCAATATGGATAACTCATCTTCAAAACTTGGTAAAATTAGATTTGATCTGGAGCGGGTTAAGGGCTGAGGAGGATCCGCTTGAATCCCTCCAACATTTGCCCAATTTGGGTGAAATTACTTTCTGTGGATCTTACCAGGAAGAAAGGTTATCCTTCAAGGCTGGAGGGTTCCTAAAGCTGAAACGGTTGTGGTTAAGGAGAATGGAAGGGTTGAGATGGATGACAGTGGAGGAGGGTACGTGCTCAAATCTCCAAAAACTAGTTCTGGAGCAACTTCCATTACTAGAGGACTTGCCTTCGGGAATTCAGCACTTGAGCCATCTTCAAGAGCTGCATTTGTATGAATTGAGTTCTCGACTGATGGAAAAGGTCAAGAATCAGGAGGAAGACAGTGAAGATTACAGAAGAATGACACACATTCCTGAAATTGTCATTGGTTCCGATACAGATGATGGTGGATGGAGAATCTGCCGGCTATGGGGGAAGCAGAAGAAAACATTCCTTGCCTAG
- the LOC113758921 gene encoding disease resistance protein RPM1-like, protein MNDSWRYSRDDALLVEEAKLVGIDQPKQHLISKLLEGHDHQLKVISVVGMAGLGKTTLVKKVHEDPDVRKNFPVCAWVTVSQTCDFPKLLTDLIRQLHKELNKSVPQFIESISTIELKEFVKDFLQQAGRYAIVFDDVWDVEFWNEIKFALPKGNYGNRVMLTTRKADVASASCTESQDYVYKKEPLSNEDSWTLFRNKIFKGKPCPDHLMDVAKAVLDKCEGLPLAIVAIGGLLASKDVSRIDEWEMIQHSLGGELEGTGKLERVKRILSLSYNDLPSRLKPCLLYLSIYPEDYLIDCNMLILLWIAERFVEWREGMSIEDVAWHYLSELINRSLIQVTEELYEGSPYTCRIHDLMRELILIKSREQNMVTVTTGQPMTWPSEKVRRLAIHSSSNRVRELPAEILKLLKLRYLTVFQPVDPSDDYYGFHGFKGPSKLGGLLALQRLNTIDASSGSVIVKETGKLTQLRELYSTQLRREDGKELCSSLVNLTSLRELGVGSVGKGDDSEIIDLNHHQHSLSSSSSSCSFLQSLRVLIMRGRLETMPVWITHLPNLVRIDLCWSALRAEEDPLESLQHLPNLDEISFCGSYQGERLCFKAGGFLKLKRLWLRRMEGLRWMTVEEGVCPNLRRLVLEQLPLLEDLPSGIQHLTHLQELGLYKMSSRLMEKVENQEEDSEDYRRMAHIPEIFIGFYTDDGGWSIRRLWGKQKKTILA, encoded by the exons ATGAACGACTCGTGGCGCTATAGCAGGGATGATGCACTTCTAGTGGAGGAAGCAAAATTGGTTGGCATTGACCAGCCCAAACAACATCTGATTTCTAAGCTTCTCGAGGGGCATGATCACCAACTCAAAGTCATTTCAGTGGTCGGTATGGCTGGACTAGGGAAAACTACCCTAGTCAAAAAGGTCCATGAAGATCCAGATGTTAGAAAGAATTTCCCAGTTTGTGCCTGGGTAACCGTCTCTCAAACATGTGACTTTCCAAAGCTCCTAACAGACTTGATTCGGCAGTTGCACAAGGAATTGAACAAATCAGTCCCACAATTCATCGAGTCTATATCTACCATTGAGTTGAAAGAatttgtcaaagattttcttcaacaagctGGAAGGTATGCAATTGTGTTCGATGACGTGTGGGACGTGGAATTTTGGAATGAAATCAAATTTGCACTGCCTAAGGGTAACTACGGCAATCGTGTCATGCTGACAACACGAAAAGCCGATGTAGCCTCTGCATCTTGCACAGAATCTCAGGATTATGTCTACAAAAAGGAGCCACTATCAAATGAAGATTCGTGGACCCTATTTCGTAACAAGATCTTTAAAGGAAAACCTTGCCCCGACCACCTGATGGATGTTGCAAAAGCTGTATTGGACAAATGTGAGGGTTTGCCTTTGGCGATTGTTGCGATCGGTGGGCTTTTGGCTTCGAAGGACGTGAGCAGAATAGATGAATGGGAGATGATTCAACACAGTCTTGGGGGTGAATTAGAAGGCACCGGTAAGCTAGAGAGAGTTAAAAGAATACTTTCTCTGAGTTACAACGATCTACCTTCGCGTCTCAAACCCTGTCTGTTGTATTTAAGCATTTATCCGGAGGATTATCTAATAGACTGTAATATGCTGATTCTATTATGGATTGCTGAAAGATTTGTAGAATGGAGAGAAGGAATGAGTATTGAAGATGTAGCCTGGCATTATCTCAGTGAACTCATCAATAGAAGCCTAATTCAAGTGACTGAAGAGTTGTACGAAGGATCACCCTACACATGTCGAATCCATGACCTAATGAGAGAACTTATTCTCATCAAGTCAAGGGAACAAAACATGGTCACAGTTACTACTGGACAACCAATGACGTGGCCATCTGAGAAGGTACGCCGTCTAGCAATCCATAGTAGTAGTAACA GAGTTAGGGAATTACCCGCGGAAATCCTAAAGCTGCTAAAGCTTCGGTATCTCACAGTATTCCAACCAGTTGATCCCTCAGATGATTATTATGGATTTCATGGGTTTAAAGGTCCGTCAAAATTGGGAGGGCTTCTCGCTTTACAAAGGTTAAACACCATAGATGCAAGCAGCGGGTCTGTAATAGTTAAAGAGACAGGAAAATTGACCCAATTAAGAGAGTTATATAGTACACAGTTGAGAAGAGAAGATGGAAAGGAGCTCTGCTCCTCCCTTGTCAACCTCACCAGTCTTCGGGAACTAGGTGTTGGTTCAGTTGGAAAAGGTGATGATTCTGAGATAATCGATCTAAATCATCATCAacattctctttcttcttcttcttcttcttgttcatTTCTTCAGTCTCTTCGTGTGCTAATTATGCGTGGCCGCTTAGAAACGATGCCAGTATGGATAACTCATCTTCCAAACTTGGTAAGAATAGATTTGTGCTGGAGCGCGTTAAGGGCTGAGGAGGATCCACTTGAATCCCTCCAACATTTGCCCAATTTGGATGAAATTAGTTTCTGTGGATCTTACCAGGGAGAAAGGTTGTGTTTCAAGGCTGGAGGGTTCCTAAAGCTGAAACGGCTGTGGTTAAGGAGAATGGAAGGGTTGAGATGGATGACAGTGGAGGAGGGTGTGTGCCCAAATCTCCGAAGACTAGTTCTGGAGCAACTTCCATTACTAGAGGACTTACCCTCGGGAATTCAGCACTTGACCCATCTTCAAGAGCTGGGTTTGTATAAGATGAGTTCTCGACTGATGGAAAAGGTCGAGAATCAGGAGGAAGACAGTGAAGATTACAGAAGAATGGCACACATTCCTGAAATTTTCATTGGTTTTTATACAGATGATGGTGGATGGAGTATCCGCCGGCTATGGGGGAAGCAGAAGAAAACAATTCTTGCCTAG